In the Thalassoglobus sp. JC818 genome, one interval contains:
- a CDS encoding PstS family phosphate ABC transporter substrate-binding protein — MDFLTQEGIGMKLLGVRRFLEVAAMVLCVVSISGAETVDPTLPVYTRSEDVKGTLTLIGSNTMSQIGATWGAHFQRLYPDVTIDIKVQGATNAVTSVIDGEANFGLLSRSINEEEVKAFYEKFGYVPTILTPALEPLAIYVHKDNPIESLSLAQLDAIYSTSLKRGESKVAMTWGDVGVTGQWASQPIELHGRLELTGSQVFFQSAIMGGGEFRKEMIPHETNLALVSALEKSPTGIGFAGSTFGTPELKIVPLSWKSGEEAVGIDQSNYPLVRRLQLVVNSHPERPLSPLEREFIKYVFSQRGQQDVVISGFLPVPAGAANIALQAVGEKTLN, encoded by the coding sequence ATGGATTTTTTGACCCAGGAGGGAATCGGTATGAAGCTGTTAGGAGTCAGGCGCTTTCTCGAAGTCGCTGCCATGGTGTTGTGTGTTGTTTCCATCAGCGGTGCGGAAACCGTTGATCCCACACTTCCGGTTTACACCCGGTCTGAAGATGTTAAGGGAACGCTGACGCTGATCGGGTCGAACACAATGTCGCAGATCGGTGCGACCTGGGGTGCCCACTTCCAGCGACTCTACCCTGACGTCACCATCGACATCAAAGTTCAGGGCGCGACAAATGCCGTCACTTCTGTCATCGACGGGGAAGCAAATTTCGGCCTGTTGAGCCGTTCAATCAACGAAGAAGAAGTGAAAGCGTTCTACGAGAAATTCGGATACGTTCCGACAATTCTCACGCCGGCGCTCGAGCCTCTCGCAATCTATGTTCACAAAGACAATCCGATTGAGAGTCTCAGCCTGGCTCAGCTCGACGCCATTTACTCCACCTCTTTGAAGCGAGGTGAATCCAAAGTTGCGATGACTTGGGGCGATGTTGGAGTGACAGGGCAGTGGGCCAGTCAGCCAATTGAACTTCATGGACGTCTGGAGCTCACCGGCTCGCAGGTCTTTTTTCAGTCAGCGATCATGGGGGGCGGCGAGTTTCGCAAAGAGATGATCCCTCACGAGACCAATCTGGCACTGGTCAGTGCGCTCGAAAAGAGCCCGACCGGAATCGGATTCGCCGGGTCAACTTTTGGAACTCCAGAGTTGAAAATTGTCCCGCTCTCATGGAAGAGTGGAGAAGAAGCAGTCGGAATTGATCAGTCCAACTATCCTCTCGTGCGTCGATTGCAATTGGTTGTCAACAGCCACCCTGAGCGCCCACTCAGCCCTCTTGAGCGCGAGTTCATCAAGTACGTCTTCAGCCAGCGTGGCCAACAGGATGTCGTGATCAGCGGCTTTCTGCCTGTCCCAGCTGGAGCAGCCAACATCGCCCTGCAGGCGGTTGGCGAGAAAACGTTGAACTAG
- a CDS encoding class I SAM-dependent methyltransferase translates to MSNPFKTVTSDAKTLWHLAVRRAKGKTHAERLENFYSGQAGDYDDFRRRMLHSRQEMIQSIPVPEGGVWVDLGAGTGENAEHIGEPISKLSKMYLIDLSDSLLEQAQRRIDANGWSNVTPVCYDATQFVPEEGAADVVTFSYSLTMIPDWFRAIDHAWKLLRPGGTIGVVDFYVSRKHPDENFSKHGWGTRTFWQPWFASDNVFLSPDHLPYLQNKFETVSLSERRGKIPYLPFVRAPHYLFIGKKPASDASTDEA, encoded by the coding sequence ATGAGCAACCCGTTCAAAACTGTAACAAGCGACGCGAAGACCTTGTGGCACCTGGCCGTACGGCGTGCTAAAGGGAAGACGCATGCTGAGCGACTGGAAAACTTCTATTCCGGTCAGGCTGGGGATTACGATGACTTCCGTCGACGAATGCTTCACAGTCGACAGGAAATGATTCAATCCATTCCGGTTCCTGAAGGAGGGGTATGGGTTGATCTCGGAGCGGGAACCGGTGAGAACGCTGAACATATCGGCGAGCCGATTTCCAAGCTTTCAAAGATGTATCTCATCGATCTCTCCGACTCGCTGCTCGAACAGGCTCAACGGCGAATCGATGCCAACGGATGGTCGAACGTCACCCCAGTATGTTACGACGCGACTCAATTTGTTCCGGAGGAGGGCGCCGCTGATGTCGTGACGTTTTCCTATTCTCTCACGATGATTCCTGACTGGTTTCGCGCGATCGATCATGCGTGGAAGCTGCTGCGTCCCGGTGGAACGATCGGAGTTGTCGACTTCTATGTGAGCCGTAAGCATCCCGACGAAAATTTCTCGAAGCATGGATGGGGGACGCGAACATTCTGGCAACCCTGGTTCGCCAGCGACAATGTCTTTTTGAGCCCGGACCATCTGCCGTATCTGCAGAATAAATTTGAAACGGTGAGTCTGTCAGAACGTCGCGGAAAAATTCCGTATCTTCCATTCGTTCGAGCCCCGCACTATCTCTTCATCGGGAAGAAGCCAGCCAGCGACGCATCGACTGACGAGGCGTGA
- a CDS encoding BtaA family protein, with product MPLERISRTAFNLIHGRNLVYNQCWEDPRLDREALQFNADDEVVVITSAGCNALDYALAGVNHVHAVDMNFRQNALLQLKQAAIKNLEFDQFFDLFGHGRIANWDEIYTKQLRSELPEQSQKFWDRHGNFFTGSRRRPSFYFRGTSGLFAWIVKGYVGRNAKLRDAVNKLMAAKTLEEQQEIFYEDNLKETLFRPMIRWLLGRDTTMAMLGVPRSQRQQLDQEYPGGIAQFIVDRIETVFAKLPLQDNYFWRVYLTGEYTRDCCPEYLKKENFESLKQGIVEKVSTHTNSLLGFLEGHSKPVTKFILLDHMDWLYHNRKDILAEEWQAIVSRAGEGAKVIWRSASLNVDFVDPIEVEVDGTTRKLGDLLKYDRPLAERLHPLDRVNTYGSFYIADLVK from the coding sequence ATGCCGTTGGAACGAATTAGCCGGACTGCCTTTAATCTGATTCATGGCAGAAATCTGGTCTACAACCAGTGCTGGGAAGATCCTCGACTGGATCGCGAAGCATTGCAGTTTAATGCAGACGATGAAGTGGTCGTCATCACCTCCGCGGGATGCAATGCGCTTGATTACGCGCTCGCCGGTGTCAATCATGTCCATGCTGTCGACATGAACTTCCGACAAAATGCGTTGCTGCAGCTCAAGCAGGCAGCGATCAAGAACCTCGAATTCGATCAGTTCTTTGATCTGTTTGGCCACGGACGAATTGCGAACTGGGACGAAATCTACACCAAGCAACTGCGAAGCGAACTCCCTGAGCAATCGCAAAAATTCTGGGATCGCCACGGGAATTTCTTCACCGGATCGCGGCGACGTCCGAGTTTCTATTTTCGTGGAACGTCTGGTTTGTTCGCGTGGATTGTCAAAGGCTATGTCGGTCGAAACGCAAAATTGCGTGACGCTGTTAATAAGTTGATGGCTGCGAAGACACTCGAAGAGCAACAGGAAATTTTCTACGAAGACAATCTGAAAGAGACACTGTTCCGCCCGATGATTCGCTGGCTGTTGGGGCGAGATACAACGATGGCCATGCTTGGTGTTCCGAGGAGCCAGCGACAACAGCTCGATCAGGAATATCCCGGCGGGATCGCGCAGTTCATCGTCGATCGAATCGAGACCGTGTTCGCCAAACTTCCGCTGCAGGATAATTACTTCTGGCGAGTTTATTTGACGGGCGAATACACTCGGGACTGCTGCCCGGAGTATCTGAAGAAAGAGAACTTCGAGTCATTGAAGCAGGGCATCGTCGAGAAAGTTTCGACGCATACGAATTCATTGCTGGGATTCCTGGAAGGGCATTCCAAGCCTGTCACAAAGTTCATTCTCCTGGACCACATGGACTGGCTGTATCACAACCGTAAGGACATTCTTGCGGAGGAGTGGCAAGCGATTGTCAGTCGTGCTGGAGAAGGAGCCAAGGTGATTTGGCGAAGTGCCAGCTTGAATGTGGATTTCGTCGATCCGATCGAAGTAGAAGTCGATGGAACCACCCGCAAGCTCGGCGACCTTCTGAAATACGATCGTCCGCTTGCTGAGCGACTGCACCCCTTGGATCGTGTGAACACTTACGGAAGTTTTTACATCGCTGATCTGGTGAAGTAA
- a CDS encoding sigma 54-interacting transcriptional regulator: MSHRPSTLGELKESGYQPVSVKTEMRRNLVRRLQEGQELFPGILGYDETVIPQVVNGILAKHDMLFLGLRGQGKTRMLRMLNQFLDEAIPVVEGSEIHDDPIDPLSKYSRDLIQERGDDTPVVWVGREDRYLEKLATPDVTIADLIGEVDLIKHAEGRHLSSEDVMHFGLIPRAHRGIFCMNELPDLSPKIQVGLFNVLEERDIQIRGFTVRLPLDICMVFSANPEDYTNRGRIVTPLKDRIGTVVRTHYPLERELGIQILEEEAWTQRDGQPVFVPHFIKEIVEETSRLARTSPHVNQASGVSVRMSISNFETVVSHAEQRALRNGDSSAVARVSDLYWMAASSRGKIELGLSEDTGDEDILILRLIEEAVKNVFDQSLTPKRFSNVVEFFNSGNQVKFDPDHSAEEFLNELGQVRGFLDQIRQITSELVPEIPSQEMNSRAEAAVAELILDGLYAHNRLNRRLKFGQFVYGD; this comes from the coding sequence ATGTCGCATCGTCCCAGTACCCTCGGAGAGCTCAAGGAATCGGGTTATCAGCCAGTTTCTGTGAAGACTGAGATGAGGCGAAATCTGGTTCGTCGATTGCAAGAAGGTCAGGAACTTTTTCCGGGCATCCTCGGATACGATGAAACCGTGATCCCCCAAGTCGTGAATGGGATTTTGGCCAAGCACGACATGCTGTTCCTCGGATTGAGAGGGCAGGGGAAAACTCGCATGTTGAGAATGCTGAATCAGTTTCTCGACGAGGCGATTCCGGTCGTGGAAGGCTCCGAAATTCATGACGACCCAATTGATCCGTTGTCAAAATACTCTCGAGATCTGATTCAGGAGCGGGGCGACGATACACCAGTTGTCTGGGTTGGTCGTGAAGACCGCTACCTTGAGAAGTTGGCCACACCCGACGTGACCATTGCCGATTTGATTGGCGAGGTCGATCTCATTAAACATGCGGAAGGTCGACATCTTTCAAGTGAAGATGTGATGCACTTCGGTCTGATTCCGCGTGCACATCGCGGGATCTTCTGCATGAACGAACTGCCGGATCTTTCGCCGAAAATTCAGGTCGGGCTGTTCAATGTTCTTGAGGAGCGTGACATTCAGATTCGCGGCTTCACCGTTCGATTGCCGTTGGACATCTGCATGGTCTTCTCCGCCAATCCCGAGGACTATACGAATCGGGGCCGAATTGTGACGCCGCTGAAGGATCGCATCGGCACTGTCGTTCGAACACATTATCCGCTCGAACGGGAACTCGGGATTCAGATTCTGGAAGAAGAAGCCTGGACGCAGCGTGACGGTCAGCCTGTCTTCGTTCCTCATTTCATCAAGGAAATTGTGGAAGAGACGAGCCGGCTCGCGCGGACGAGTCCGCATGTCAATCAGGCGTCGGGCGTGAGTGTTCGAATGTCGATTTCGAATTTCGAGACCGTGGTCTCTCATGCTGAACAGCGAGCCCTTAGAAATGGAGACTCTTCCGCTGTGGCTCGCGTGAGTGATCTCTATTGGATGGCAGCCAGTTCACGAGGCAAGATCGAGCTGGGACTTTCCGAAGATACCGGCGATGAAGACATTCTCATTCTCAGGTTGATCGAAGAAGCAGTCAAAAACGTCTTCGATCAGAGTCTGACTCCCAAACGCTTTTCGAATGTCGTCGAGTTCTTCAATTCGGGAAATCAGGTCAAATTCGATCCCGATCACAGCGCTGAAGAGTTTCTGAACGAGCTCGGTCAGGTTCGGGGATTCCTCGATCAGATTCGCCAAATCACCAGCGAACTCGTTCCTGAAATCCCTTCGCAAGAGATGAACTCCCGAGCCGAAGCTGCGGTCGCAGAACTGATTCTCGACGGGCTTTATGCTCACAATCGACTGAATCGACGTCTCAAGTTCGGGCAGTTCGTTTACGGAGACTGA
- a CDS encoding PSD1 and planctomycete cytochrome C domain-containing protein, which translates to MVLTARHFLFLILFAFIGFSPVFASEEQEVFFESKVRPLLAEHCFGCHNAEKQQGGLRLDRRQFVFEDGPAGKIVVPQNASESRLWQVLQYDEFDIQMPPKARLKGEQLAILKQWIEAGAYWPEDAPAEHSEAKGKLFFTESGEIDYHRIRESHWAYQTIEMPDVLKNVHAGEKTPVDQILLEEMSDKGLAFSPQAGRSKLIRRLSFDLRGLPPTMEEVQEFENDQSPDAFDKLITRFLEDSAYGERWGRHWLDLARYADTKGYVFTQNRFYPYSYTYRDYVINAIQQDVPYDDFIREQLAADQLGYGENDPRLAALGFLTIGPRFLNREPDIIDDRIDVVTRGLMGMTLGCARCHDHKFDPLPAADYYSLYGVFASCYEPEMPPLRGELDTSAPGYQEFAEELQKREQAVVDYVHETHAALLSQLCDQLEDYFPEALKRAGHIPEQQELTPKHGPPRSKLVERWQLLVDRKLKENDPVFIPGARMLELVKQSASPEEFQKAAEELSQNSEIPQVVIQELSDASAHSLMGIVDAYVRAFSSVRDEWKQLQAENSEANRLPDDGREKVRQILYGPNSLTDLQPAENSPLFERDQRDRLTALHKAVDDWHVTSPNAPARSMVLLDKENLFEPVVFVRGNPGRRGEKVPRRAPHLLDSDPQSVFQKSSGRRELAELIVSPDNPLTARVLVNRVWMAHFGTPLVSSTSDFGLQTEEPLQRELLDYLAWSLIHQHDWSLKGLHREILKSEAWQQQSIDRPGARQIDPENTLYWKQNRQRLDFEAMRDSMLAVAGRLDQTVGGRPIDIEQEPFTNRRTVYGLIDRNNPSGLLRTFDFPTPNSSSPGRTETTVPQQSLFSMNSNFVREISSSLANRAREASENESEQIRKLVEFTLSRPASEEEVQRMEQFVQGNSLEVLSQALLMSNEFFFVD; encoded by the coding sequence ATGGTGCTCACAGCTCGACATTTTCTGTTTCTGATCCTCTTTGCTTTCATTGGTTTTTCGCCAGTGTTTGCGTCGGAGGAACAGGAAGTCTTCTTCGAATCGAAGGTGCGTCCACTTCTGGCGGAGCATTGTTTCGGATGTCATAACGCCGAGAAACAGCAAGGCGGACTGAGGTTGGATCGGCGACAATTCGTCTTCGAAGATGGTCCGGCCGGGAAGATCGTTGTTCCTCAAAACGCGAGCGAAAGTCGGTTGTGGCAGGTTCTGCAATACGATGAATTCGATATTCAGATGCCGCCGAAAGCACGTCTGAAAGGTGAACAGCTCGCGATTTTGAAGCAATGGATCGAAGCGGGGGCTTATTGGCCAGAAGATGCTCCGGCGGAGCACTCAGAGGCGAAGGGGAAGCTGTTCTTCACCGAGAGTGGAGAGATCGATTACCATCGGATTCGCGAATCACACTGGGCTTATCAGACGATCGAAATGCCCGACGTCCTGAAGAACGTTCATGCTGGGGAGAAGACGCCCGTTGATCAGATTCTTCTCGAGGAGATGTCGGACAAAGGTCTCGCGTTCAGTCCACAAGCGGGTCGATCGAAACTCATTCGCCGGTTGTCCTTCGATCTGCGCGGCCTGCCTCCGACGATGGAAGAGGTTCAAGAATTTGAGAACGATCAATCTCCGGACGCCTTCGATAAGCTGATCACTCGTTTTCTCGAAGACTCTGCATACGGAGAACGCTGGGGGCGGCACTGGCTTGATCTCGCCCGATACGCGGATACGAAAGGTTACGTCTTTACGCAGAATCGATTCTATCCGTACTCGTACACGTATCGTGATTACGTGATCAACGCGATTCAGCAAGACGTTCCGTACGATGACTTCATTCGAGAACAGCTCGCTGCCGACCAGCTCGGATATGGAGAGAATGATCCCCGGTTGGCTGCGTTGGGCTTTTTGACCATCGGTCCACGTTTCTTGAATCGTGAGCCGGATATCATTGACGATCGAATTGACGTTGTGACGCGTGGCTTGATGGGAATGACACTCGGATGCGCCCGGTGTCACGATCACAAATTCGATCCACTCCCGGCTGCGGATTACTATTCGTTGTACGGTGTGTTCGCAAGTTGCTATGAGCCAGAAATGCCTCCTTTACGCGGGGAACTTGATACGTCTGCGCCGGGATATCAGGAGTTTGCGGAGGAATTGCAGAAACGTGAACAGGCGGTTGTTGATTACGTTCACGAAACACATGCGGCTCTGCTGTCTCAGCTGTGCGATCAGCTGGAAGACTACTTCCCAGAAGCTTTGAAGAGGGCAGGGCACATTCCGGAGCAGCAAGAGTTGACTCCAAAACATGGGCCTCCGCGCAGCAAACTCGTCGAGCGGTGGCAATTGCTCGTTGATCGAAAGCTGAAAGAAAACGATCCGGTCTTCATTCCTGGCGCCCGGATGTTGGAGCTCGTCAAGCAGAGTGCGAGTCCGGAAGAGTTTCAGAAAGCTGCGGAGGAACTCTCGCAGAATTCTGAGATTCCTCAGGTCGTTATTCAGGAATTGAGTGACGCATCCGCGCATTCGCTGATGGGAATTGTCGACGCATACGTTCGAGCCTTTTCTTCAGTCCGAGATGAGTGGAAACAGCTACAGGCGGAGAATTCGGAAGCAAATCGATTGCCCGACGATGGTCGAGAAAAGGTCAGGCAGATTCTTTACGGGCCGAACTCTCTGACGGATCTTCAACCGGCCGAGAATTCACCGCTGTTTGAACGGGATCAGCGGGATCGTTTGACTGCGCTACACAAAGCGGTCGATGACTGGCACGTCACCTCACCGAATGCTCCCGCTCGCTCGATGGTTCTCCTGGATAAAGAGAACCTGTTCGAGCCCGTCGTATTTGTGCGGGGAAATCCGGGACGGCGAGGCGAGAAAGTTCCCCGTCGTGCACCGCATCTGCTCGATTCCGATCCTCAGAGCGTCTTTCAGAAATCGAGTGGCCGTCGTGAACTCGCGGAGCTGATCGTGTCTCCGGACAACCCGTTGACAGCGCGCGTTCTGGTGAATCGTGTCTGGATGGCGCACTTTGGAACGCCGCTTGTCTCGTCGACTTCAGACTTCGGACTGCAAACGGAAGAGCCGCTGCAAAGAGAGCTGCTCGACTACCTCGCTTGGAGCTTGATCCATCAACACGATTGGTCGCTCAAAGGGCTGCATCGTGAAATTCTCAAAAGTGAAGCTTGGCAACAGCAGAGCATCGATCGACCGGGAGCGCGTCAAATCGATCCGGAGAACACACTCTACTGGAAGCAGAATCGACAGCGTCTCGACTTCGAAGCGATGCGCGATTCCATGCTTGCAGTCGCCGGTCGCCTTGATCAAACCGTTGGGGGAAGACCGATTGATATCGAACAGGAACCGTTCACGAACCGTCGAACTGTGTATGGACTCATCGATCGCAACAATCCCTCCGGGTTGCTGAGAACCTTTGACTTCCCAACGCCAAATTCTTCGAGTCCTGGTCGGACAGAAACGACGGTCCCACAGCAGTCGTTGTTCAGCATGAATTCCAACTTCGTTCGGGAAATATCATCGTCACTGGCGAATCGTGCGAGGGAAGCGTCTGAGAATGAGAGCGAACAGATTCGAAAACTTGTCGAATTCACCCTTTCGCGACCGGCCAGCGAAGAGGAGGTCCAGCGCATGGAGCAGTTTGTGCAGGGGAACTCTCTGGAAGTTCTTTCACAAGCTCTGCTCATGTCGAACGAGTTCTTTTTCGTTGACTGA
- a CDS encoding threonine synthase — translation MHQDLKCSLTGESYAIDQLQNLSAAGKPLLAEYDLDAIKETMTPKTVRARNIRSMWKFWEVMPVDSPEEAVSLGEGCTPLLKANRVGPFEPFENLFVKDESFNPTGSFKARGMSAAVTRAKALGVKAIALPSAGNAAGAATYYAAQAGLECHLFVPEDTPPANIVESKLGGANIYLVNGLISDCGRLCREACNQFGWFDLSTLKEPFRVEGKKTMGYELAFDLADHFGTDDLQLPDVIFYPTGGGTGLIGMWKAFDEMEALGWIGSSRPKMVAVQAEGCSPIVKAYLDGEDSAPLFPNAATCASGLRVPIAVGDFLMLDAIRKSSGTAISVSDQKLMQGTEEICRWQGISACPEGGAVWKAAEQLMSDGWLSPEETIVLFNTGTGLKYNHLFQSDDIPRIDHEDENWMKILEQES, via the coding sequence ATGCATCAAGACCTCAAGTGCTCTTTGACCGGCGAAAGTTACGCCATCGATCAACTTCAGAACTTGAGCGCAGCTGGCAAGCCACTACTCGCTGAGTATGACCTGGACGCCATCAAAGAAACGATGACTCCAAAAACGGTGCGTGCTCGGAACATTCGTTCGATGTGGAAATTCTGGGAAGTCATGCCCGTCGATTCTCCCGAGGAAGCTGTCTCTCTCGGTGAGGGATGTACGCCATTACTCAAAGCGAATCGAGTCGGTCCGTTTGAACCGTTCGAAAATCTGTTTGTCAAAGATGAATCATTCAATCCGACCGGCAGCTTCAAAGCCAGGGGAATGTCGGCGGCCGTCACTCGAGCGAAAGCACTGGGAGTGAAAGCCATCGCCCTTCCATCTGCTGGCAACGCGGCAGGTGCTGCAACTTATTACGCCGCCCAAGCTGGGCTTGAATGTCATCTTTTCGTTCCAGAAGACACCCCGCCGGCCAACATCGTCGAATCGAAGTTAGGCGGAGCCAACATCTATCTCGTAAACGGTTTGATCAGCGATTGTGGTCGTCTGTGCCGCGAAGCTTGCAATCAATTCGGATGGTTCGATCTTTCGACACTCAAGGAACCATTTCGCGTCGAAGGCAAGAAGACCATGGGCTACGAGCTTGCCTTCGATCTTGCTGATCATTTTGGCACTGATGATCTTCAGCTTCCCGATGTTATCTTCTATCCAACAGGAGGAGGGACTGGGCTGATCGGAATGTGGAAAGCCTTCGACGAAATGGAAGCGCTGGGCTGGATCGGAAGTTCACGTCCCAAAATGGTCGCCGTTCAAGCTGAAGGATGCTCTCCAATTGTGAAAGCGTACCTCGATGGCGAAGACTCTGCCCCGCTGTTTCCAAACGCAGCGACGTGTGCATCCGGGCTTCGAGTTCCCATCGCAGTCGGCGATTTTCTGATGCTGGATGCCATCCGCAAGTCTTCAGGCACAGCCATTTCCGTTTCGGATCAGAAACTGATGCAGGGAACTGAAGAGATTTGCCGCTGGCAAGGGATCTCGGCCTGCCCAGAAGGCGGAGCGGTCTGGAAAGCTGCGGAACAATTGATGTCCGATGGCTGGCTCTCACCAGAAGAAACGATCGTCCTGTTCAATACCGGGACCGGCCTGAAGTACAACCATCTCTTCCAGAGCGATGACATTCCCAGAATCGACCATGAAGACGAAAACTGGATGAAGATTCTCGAACAGGAATCGTAG
- a CDS encoding sulfatase yields the protein MLLLLGMVSVTVADDQPNIIVIFADDLGYGDLSCYNRSGVKTPRIDALAEGGFRSTDFFVPANVCSPSRAALLTGRYPMRCGIPVARIETPGSKYKDYGLLPEEITIPELLKPAGYRSLMVGKWHLGLEVEGSHPIDAGFDEHLGIPSNYGKSRGPNYDTLYRGKQIERKKVPCEELTEIYTDEVVEFIDRRKGEPFFIYVSHHIVHTPLVPSQDFVGTSGKGKYGDFIRELDHSTGRIVDAVESAGLSEKTLIVFTSDNGPTRTGSTGGLSGGKYCTMEGGHRVPGIFYWPGTIPAQQVSEITLTSMDLLQLFCKLAGVSPPTDRKIDGKEILSVLTGERTKSPHDFLYYYNGTNLQAVRHGNWKLHLPRTVHDQPFWSKSGGQSKGFVTLDEPQLFDLGRDRGEKKNVADEYPEIVARLQKQAEAIRDELGDVHTTGSDQRRFKLIDPQER from the coding sequence ATGTTGCTGTTACTGGGGATGGTCTCGGTGACCGTCGCTGACGATCAACCCAACATCATCGTCATCTTTGCTGACGATCTGGGGTACGGTGATCTCAGTTGTTACAACCGCAGTGGTGTAAAGACACCGCGAATCGACGCGCTCGCTGAGGGTGGTTTTCGGAGCACTGATTTTTTTGTTCCCGCAAATGTGTGCAGCCCGTCGCGTGCAGCTTTGCTCACCGGTCGATATCCGATGCGCTGCGGAATTCCCGTCGCTCGCATTGAGACACCGGGATCGAAATACAAAGACTATGGGCTTCTCCCCGAGGAAATCACGATTCCCGAATTGCTCAAACCGGCCGGGTATCGATCACTCATGGTGGGAAAGTGGCACCTCGGATTGGAAGTCGAAGGCTCTCACCCAATCGATGCGGGCTTTGACGAGCATCTGGGAATTCCAAGCAATTACGGAAAGTCCCGCGGTCCCAACTACGATACTTTGTACCGAGGGAAACAAATCGAACGGAAGAAGGTTCCCTGCGAAGAGTTGACGGAGATTTATACAGATGAAGTCGTCGAGTTTATTGATCGACGCAAAGGCGAACCGTTCTTCATTTATGTCTCGCACCACATCGTTCACACTCCACTTGTGCCCAGTCAGGATTTCGTGGGGACTTCCGGGAAAGGCAAATACGGCGACTTTATCCGAGAGTTGGATCACAGCACCGGTCGGATTGTCGATGCTGTTGAAAGTGCCGGCCTGTCCGAGAAAACGCTGATTGTGTTTACCTCTGACAATGGACCAACGCGAACCGGATCGACTGGTGGATTGAGTGGTGGCAAGTACTGCACAATGGAAGGAGGGCACCGCGTTCCCGGAATTTTCTATTGGCCGGGAACGATTCCAGCACAGCAAGTCTCCGAGATCACTCTGACGAGCATGGATCTGCTGCAGCTGTTTTGCAAACTCGCTGGTGTATCACCTCCTACAGATCGGAAGATTGATGGCAAGGAGATTCTATCAGTTCTTACAGGTGAGCGGACGAAGTCGCCACATGACTTTCTCTACTATTACAATGGGACCAACTTACAGGCTGTGCGGCATGGAAACTGGAAACTTCACCTGCCTCGCACTGTTCATGACCAGCCCTTCTGGTCGAAGTCCGGCGGCCAGTCTAAAGGGTTCGTAACTCTGGATGAGCCGCAGTTATTCGATCTCGGGCGTGATCGTGGTGAGAAGAAAAACGTTGCTGACGAGTACCCTGAAATTGTCGCTCGGCTTCAGAAGCAAGCTGAGGCAATCCGGGACGAACTGGGTGACGTGCATACGACCGGCAGCGATCAAAGAAGGTTCAAACTCATCGATCCACAGGAGAGATAG